One genomic window of Streptomyces sp. NBC_01276 includes the following:
- a CDS encoding cyclase family protein, which yields MSSDPANGPAVSRREFDALFEAVRTWGRWSAPDRGAWNRVTADHVRGAAALVRSGTVVPMGRPWDTRPGPDNTKPALHHMSDLGDVEAPEPSAYKDFLAADYHGKSVTHLDALSHLAYRGRLYDGRDARASVGAGGARFGSVQALGPLVTRGVLLDLPAVLGVDWLEPGRAVHAPDVAAAERALGVTLGDGDAVLLRSGRFRRRRELGPWDCDATSAGWHVDALPLLAERGVCLLGADGDSDVRPSPVEGVHSPVHTLAITAMGVPLLDNLDLEALSAACAGAGRYAFLLVVTPLNVPGGTGSPVNPVAVL from the coding sequence ATGAGCAGCGACCCCGCCAACGGGCCCGCCGTCTCGCGGCGGGAGTTCGACGCGCTCTTCGAGGCGGTCCGTACGTGGGGCCGCTGGTCCGCGCCCGACCGCGGCGCGTGGAACCGGGTGACCGCGGACCACGTGCGCGGGGCCGCGGCCCTGGTCCGGTCCGGCACGGTCGTCCCGATGGGGCGCCCCTGGGACACCCGCCCCGGACCGGACAACACGAAGCCCGCCCTGCACCACATGTCCGACCTCGGCGACGTGGAGGCTCCGGAACCGTCCGCGTACAAGGACTTCCTCGCCGCGGACTACCACGGCAAGAGCGTGACCCACCTCGACGCCCTGTCCCACCTCGCCTACCGGGGGCGGCTGTACGACGGCCGCGACGCGCGCGCGTCCGTCGGCGCCGGGGGCGCCCGCTTCGGCTCGGTGCAGGCGCTCGGCCCGCTCGTGACCCGCGGCGTGCTCCTCGACCTGCCCGCCGTCCTCGGGGTCGACTGGCTGGAGCCCGGCCGGGCGGTGCACGCTCCGGACGTGGCCGCCGCGGAGCGGGCACTCGGTGTCACGCTCGGCGACGGGGACGCGGTACTGCTGCGCTCGGGCCGCTTCCGCCGGCGCCGGGAGCTCGGCCCCTGGGACTGCGACGCCACGAGCGCCGGCTGGCACGTGGACGCCCTGCCGCTGCTGGCCGAGCGGGGCGTCTGCCTGCTCGGCGCCGACGGGGACAGCGACGTACGGCCGTCGCCGGTCGAGGGCGTGCACTCGCCCGTGCACACCCTGGCGATCACCGCCATGGGGGTGCCCCTGCTGGACAACCTCGACCTCGAAGCGCTCTCCGCCGCGTGCGCCGGGGCGGGCCGGTACGCGTTCCTGCTCGTCGTGACCCCGCTGAACGTTCCCGGCGGCACGGGCTCGCCCGTCAACCCGGTCGCGGTCCTGTGA
- a CDS encoding phosphotransferase produces the protein MTVAAPAGTVEWVRHVLATHWGDAWGAAGPVPLTVAGAAPLTHTAGLWRVAGPGGDHVLKVQLNTEAARPGNFPALKARVLAHCSRRGVPVLPVVPAADGRPAVRHDGILCELSPHSPGVRASGGREQADAIVAAGLALRAALDTLPLEVTGKLATVHLPLMVEEEHWPAALQDAERRLLPRAERGADRWHRAAARVLRELAVTAPMLRSLSRSHPVGAGRPSVVHGDLHVHHFLLSGRGTARVLAVLDFDNLQVADRLLDLAWTADTAVLACGADTGAARDVLARFLRTGRGRGLLKPGDEVLLMPLLMAHSLPVIVDIAKDILDRGILTPQWLAYFELLSPARRLAVHRLLSAAAAG, from the coding sequence ATGACCGTTGCCGCCCCGGCCGGAACGGTGGAGTGGGTGCGCCACGTCCTCGCCACCCACTGGGGCGACGCGTGGGGCGCCGCCGGACCGGTCCCGCTCACCGTCGCGGGCGCGGCCCCGCTCACCCACACCGCGGGGCTGTGGCGGGTCGCGGGGCCCGGCGGTGACCACGTGCTCAAGGTGCAGCTGAACACCGAGGCCGCCCGGCCCGGGAACTTCCCCGCCCTCAAGGCCCGGGTCCTCGCCCACTGCTCCCGGCGGGGCGTGCCCGTCCTGCCCGTCGTCCCCGCAGCCGACGGCCGGCCCGCCGTCCGGCACGACGGGATCCTGTGCGAGCTGTCGCCCCACAGCCCCGGGGTGCGGGCGAGCGGGGGCCGCGAGCAGGCCGACGCCATCGTCGCCGCCGGGCTGGCCCTGAGGGCCGCGCTGGACACCCTCCCCCTGGAGGTGACCGGCAAGCTGGCCACCGTACACCTGCCCCTCATGGTGGAGGAGGAGCACTGGCCGGCCGCCCTGCAGGACGCCGAGCGGCGCCTGCTGCCCCGGGCCGAGCGCGGAGCGGACCGCTGGCACCGTGCCGCAGCCCGCGTCCTGCGTGAACTCGCCGTCACCGCGCCGATGCTGAGGTCCCTGTCCCGGTCGCACCCGGTCGGTGCCGGCCGTCCCTCCGTCGTCCACGGGGACCTGCACGTCCACCACTTCCTGCTCTCCGGCCGCGGCACGGCCCGCGTGCTGGCCGTCCTCGACTTCGACAACCTCCAGGTGGCCGACCGGCTCCTCGACCTCGCCTGGACCGCCGACACGGCGGTCCTCGCCTGCGGCGCCGACACCGGCGCCGCCCGTGACGTCCTCGCCCGCTTCCTGCGCACCGGCCGCGGCCGCGGGCTGCTGAAGCCCGGGGACGAGGTGCTCCTCATGCCCCTCCTGATGGCGCACTCGCTGCCGGTCATCGTGGACATCGCCAAGGACATCCTCGACCGCGGCATCCTGACCCCCCAGTGGCTCGCCTACTTCGAGCTGCTGTCCCCGGCGCGAAGACTCGCCGTCCACCGGCTGCTCAGCGCCGCCGCGGCCGGCTGA
- a CDS encoding aspartate aminotransferase family protein: protein MTTTTTPSDPASSWPADLSAFCFEVPHSSESLLFESAKGIRLSDAAGRSYLDALSGVFVTCFGYDCEPIVGAVSRQLRTLPFNPPLHGTNRAALELARALVDLAPPGITAAKLVNGGSEAVEAAMRLARLHHRARGNPGKVKVLSYYHGYHGATFGSLSLTGRPDVTRFGPGLPGVVHVWPPDCLESFWDVPPEKSGALAASMIERTIEAEGPDSVAAIVMEPVIHLRGMAIAPADYLARVRELCDRHDVLLVFDEIVTGFGRTGAPFAAQTFGVTPDILCVGKGISGGYAPLAAVLMAGHVAEALGETGGPVSFAPSHTYAANPLAAAAGLAAVTLFREGGYQERIAELAAYTEPRLRALAEAHGATLRAVGLLYGVKLTAAAEDAERLGERVASACLRRGLIIRGQDDWVVLAPAFVTTPAEVDEILGILGEALDEVRGAGR from the coding sequence ATGACGACGACCACCACACCATCGGACCCCGCTTCCTCCTGGCCCGCCGACCTGTCGGCCTTCTGCTTCGAGGTGCCGCACTCGTCGGAGTCCCTGCTCTTCGAGTCCGCCAAGGGCATCCGCCTCTCCGACGCGGCCGGCCGCAGTTACCTCGACGCGCTCTCCGGCGTCTTCGTGACCTGCTTCGGCTACGACTGCGAGCCCATCGTCGGCGCCGTGAGCCGGCAGTTGCGGACCCTGCCCTTCAACCCGCCCCTGCACGGAACCAACCGCGCCGCCCTGGAACTGGCGCGGGCCCTCGTCGACCTGGCGCCCCCCGGCATCACGGCCGCCAAGCTCGTCAACGGCGGCTCGGAGGCCGTGGAGGCCGCGATGCGCCTGGCCAGGCTCCACCACCGCGCCCGCGGCAACCCCGGCAAGGTGAAGGTCCTCAGCTACTACCACGGCTACCACGGGGCCACCTTCGGTTCCCTGTCCCTGACCGGACGGCCCGACGTCACCCGTTTCGGCCCCGGGCTCCCGGGCGTCGTGCACGTGTGGCCGCCGGACTGCCTGGAGTCCTTCTGGGACGTCCCGCCGGAGAAGTCGGGCGCCCTCGCCGCGTCCATGATCGAGCGGACCATCGAGGCCGAGGGGCCCGACTCGGTGGCGGCGATCGTCATGGAACCCGTCATCCACCTGCGCGGCATGGCCATCGCGCCGGCCGACTACCTCGCCCGGGTCCGCGAGCTCTGCGACCGCCACGACGTCCTGCTGGTCTTCGACGAGATCGTCACCGGATTCGGCCGCACCGGAGCGCCCTTCGCCGCCCAGACCTTCGGGGTGACCCCCGACATCCTCTGCGTCGGCAAGGGCATCTCCGGCGGGTACGCCCCCCTGGCAGCCGTCCTGATGGCCGGGCACGTCGCCGAGGCGCTCGGCGAGACCGGCGGGCCGGTGTCCTTCGCCCCCTCGCACACCTACGCCGCCAACCCGCTGGCCGCCGCCGCCGGACTCGCCGCCGTCACGCTGTTCCGCGAGGGCGGCTACCAGGAGCGGATCGCCGAGCTGGCCGCGTACACCGAGCCCCGGCTCCGCGCCCTCGCCGAGGCCCACGGAGCCACCCTGCGCGCCGTCGGCCTCCTCTACGGAGTCAAGCTCACCGCCGCCGCCGAGGACGCCGAGCGCCTCGGCGAACGGGTGGCCTCGGCCTGCCTGCGCCGCGGCCTGATCATCCGGGGCCAGGACGACTGGGTGGTCCTCGCCCCCGCGTTCGTCACCACCCCGGCGGAGGTCGACGAGATCCTGGGGATCCTGGGCGAGGCACTCGACGAGGTCCGCGGAGCCGGCCGGTGA
- a CDS encoding 1-deoxy-D-xylulose-5-phosphate synthase N-terminal domain-containing protein — MNDLHATFAAPAREALPRLTPAERRVVEHELREMERQSRDGGRLLDGLREVAARVPQRLYADSAEVLLRMHEIAGSGNLQSNLSSLALVRACFAHGLVDSGDGGTEGTGAGPAELVVGRGHIAPAFYAEHYVRGTLPFAPLTTLHQGGLTGVVHRDLGFRATMRYSLGVGVAQAVSLAWELARGGSDRKVVCLAGDGELHEGAAFEALRFAHDAGLTNLLLVVDANGKGIEPLARPLNTAYLSAYLGTLVEVDGCDDGAVEAALGELLARPGPAALVCRTRKGDHSFKPADAVAARPAPGRPVSFASTAGRMLGAHRERTGRELAVFTPDMAARFGLAGHVPYTNTGLAETLTVGMTLSLPDHLTKVVATDAMYYMDSLSMLTEATTSVRNLLVLAGRSWGAWGGAHNATNLLGLLLHTRVYEPVTAAEFQACLDRLARDPATTHVVSMIDAAFEPPARDCSADIDGGVWLTPPGEGPDAVDATVVTFGYAGVLVEAANRDVGLPHLHCAALDPRLDPAGLDVLARSRRILSVEYNGAGSGFGERLRARHLLPVEVHAVRRDIATRVHRHQLPLHGMSPGPLRERLAGLLENREGSGHAPAYA, encoded by the coding sequence GTGAACGACCTCCACGCTACGTTCGCCGCCCCCGCCCGCGAAGCACTGCCCCGCCTCACGCCCGCCGAACGCCGGGTCGTCGAGCACGAGTTACGAGAGATGGAGCGTCAGTCCCGCGACGGCGGCAGGCTCCTGGACGGCCTGCGCGAGGTCGCCGCACGGGTGCCCCAACGCCTCTACGCGGACAGCGCCGAGGTCCTCCTGCGAATGCACGAGATCGCGGGCTCCGGCAACCTCCAGAGCAACCTGTCCTCACTGGCCCTGGTCCGCGCCTGCTTCGCCCACGGCCTCGTCGACAGCGGGGACGGCGGCACGGAAGGCACCGGCGCCGGTCCGGCCGAACTCGTCGTCGGCCGCGGCCACATCGCCCCGGCCTTCTACGCCGAACACTACGTACGCGGAACCCTGCCCTTCGCCCCCCTGACCACCCTCCACCAGGGCGGCCTCACCGGCGTCGTCCACCGCGACCTGGGCTTCCGCGCCACCATGCGCTACAGCCTCGGCGTCGGTGTCGCGCAGGCGGTCAGCCTCGCCTGGGAGCTCGCGCGCGGCGGCTCCGACCGCAAGGTCGTCTGCCTCGCCGGGGACGGCGAACTCCACGAGGGGGCCGCCTTCGAGGCACTGCGCTTCGCGCACGACGCGGGACTGACGAACCTGCTCCTCGTCGTCGACGCCAACGGCAAGGGCATCGAACCACTGGCCAGGCCGCTCAACACCGCCTACCTGTCCGCCTACCTGGGGACCCTCGTCGAGGTGGACGGCTGCGACGACGGGGCCGTGGAAGCGGCGCTCGGCGAGCTCCTCGCCCGCCCCGGACCGGCCGCACTCGTGTGCCGCACCCGCAAGGGGGACCACAGCTTCAAACCGGCGGACGCGGTCGCGGCGCGGCCCGCCCCCGGCCGGCCCGTGTCCTTCGCCTCGACCGCAGGGCGGATGCTGGGCGCCCACCGCGAACGCACCGGGCGCGAACTGGCCGTCTTCACGCCCGACATGGCCGCCCGGTTCGGACTGGCCGGACACGTGCCGTACACCAACACCGGTCTCGCCGAGACCCTGACCGTCGGGATGACCCTCTCCCTGCCCGACCACCTCACCAAGGTCGTCGCCACCGACGCCATGTACTACATGGACTCGCTGAGCATGCTCACCGAGGCCACCACCAGCGTCCGCAACCTCCTCGTCCTGGCCGGACGCAGCTGGGGCGCGTGGGGCGGCGCGCACAACGCGACCAACCTCCTGGGACTGCTGCTGCACACCCGCGTCTACGAGCCGGTCACCGCCGCCGAGTTCCAGGCCTGCCTGGACCGGCTCGCCCGGGACCCGGCCACCACCCACGTCGTCAGCATGATCGACGCCGCGTTCGAGCCGCCGGCCCGGGACTGCTCGGCCGACATCGACGGCGGCGTCTGGCTCACCCCGCCCGGCGAGGGCCCCGACGCCGTCGACGCCACCGTCGTCACCTTCGGCTACGCGGGCGTCCTGGTGGAGGCCGCCAACCGGGACGTGGGCCTGCCCCACCTGCACTGCGCCGCGCTCGACCCCCGGCTCGACCCCGCCGGCCTCGACGTCCTCGCACGCTCGCGCCGCATCCTGAGCGTCGAGTACAACGGCGCGGGCAGCGGCTTCGGGGAACGCCTGCGCGCCCGGCACCTGCTGCCCGTCGAAGTGCACGCCGTCCGCCGGGACATCGCCACCCGCGTGCACCGGCACCAGCTGCCGCTGCACGGCATGAGCCCCGGACCGCTGCGCGAACGGCTCGCCGGGCTGCTGGAGAACCGGGAGGGGTCCGGCCATGCGCCTGCATACGCATGA
- a CDS encoding glycosyltransferase: MRLHTHDYRAPRTDGIVDGAILMHREMSRLLARRGSVTLHDLTSGPDCVAGLGEDDVVYAGSGPYAFLYHHWRALRGGRFRIVREAHTALWSGYWAQEELCAPLVRPGDLALFPTEYTRRLFRANFPSVTDAGSAVAYPMLDRLPRREPRTLPPAGAPLRIGYLGALSLAKNFDQVVSVFARCHRASDGAVTLVCAGKPNDPRWETSAVHAALGRAGVPPEAVRMEGVRPQEELPDFFEGIDVLLFPSTASRETLGRVVLEALAHGVPVLAADVGPAVELLPARNLVPTTLDVHGTFDMGRVGPLGRVDEDVLTRKLLTRDIAPAALLHEAPYTDAAFLRALAGEPAPAPDGHDRILPGAVRVAPRTGTAPDAAAATALFRDFFERRDGAVRAALDALAERTGHDDPALRRIIAAPERNLADYRAFPRLLDALVLPPLAYTLAPAPAGAVPTGVTP, from the coding sequence ATGCGCCTGCATACGCATGACTACCGGGCGCCGCGGACCGACGGCATCGTCGACGGCGCGATCCTCATGCACCGCGAGATGTCCCGCCTCCTCGCCCGGCGCGGCTCCGTCACCCTCCACGACCTGACCAGCGGCCCCGACTGCGTCGCCGGACTGGGCGAGGACGACGTGGTGTACGCCGGGTCGGGCCCGTACGCCTTCCTCTACCACCACTGGCGCGCGCTGCGGGGAGGCCGCTTCCGGATCGTCCGCGAGGCCCACACCGCCCTCTGGTCGGGCTACTGGGCCCAGGAGGAGCTGTGCGCCCCGCTGGTGCGGCCCGGTGACCTGGCCCTGTTCCCGACCGAGTACACGCGCCGGCTGTTCCGCGCGAACTTCCCGTCCGTGACCGACGCCGGCTCCGCCGTGGCCTACCCGATGCTGGACCGGCTGCCCCGACGGGAACCGCGCACCCTCCCGCCCGCCGGGGCACCCCTGCGCATCGGCTATCTGGGAGCGCTCTCGCTCGCCAAGAACTTCGACCAGGTCGTGTCGGTGTTCGCCCGGTGCCACCGCGCCTCGGACGGCGCCGTCACCCTGGTCTGCGCGGGCAAGCCGAACGACCCCCGCTGGGAGACCTCCGCCGTGCACGCCGCGCTGGGCCGGGCCGGGGTGCCCCCGGAGGCCGTGCGCATGGAGGGAGTCCGCCCCCAGGAGGAGCTCCCCGACTTCTTCGAGGGGATCGACGTCCTGCTCTTCCCCAGCACCGCCTCACGGGAGACCCTCGGCAGGGTGGTCCTGGAGGCCCTGGCCCACGGGGTCCCCGTGCTGGCCGCCGACGTCGGCCCCGCCGTCGAACTGCTCCCCGCCCGCAACCTCGTCCCCACCACCCTCGACGTCCACGGCACCTTCGACATGGGCCGCGTCGGACCGCTCGGCCGGGTCGACGAGGACGTCCTGACCCGGAAACTGCTCACTCGCGACATCGCACCGGCTGCCCTGCTCCATGAGGCCCCGTACACCGACGCGGCCTTCCTGCGGGCCCTCGCCGGAGAACCGGCGCCGGCTCCGGACGGCCACGACCGCATCCTGCCCGGGGCCGTGCGCGTCGCACCCCGTACGGGCACCGCCCCGGACGCGGCGGCGGCCACCGCCCTCTTCCGGGACTTCTTCGAACGCCGGGACGGCGCCGTCCGCGCCGCCCTCGACGCCCTCGCCGAGCGCACCGGCCACGACGACCCGGCCCTGCGCCGCATCATCGCCGCACCCGAGCGCAACCTCGCCGACTACCGGGCCTTCCCGCGCCTGCTGGACGCGCTGGTCCTGCCCCCGCTGGCCTACACCCTCGCGCCCGCCCCGGCGGGCGCCGTCCCGACAG